The Benincasa hispida cultivar B227 chromosome 9, ASM972705v1, whole genome shotgun sequence genome has a segment encoding these proteins:
- the LOC120087041 gene encoding protein TIC 22, chloroplastic has protein sequence MEIPKPYPHSNPLLSVSSFIRHHCTRLGAELSNRLEDTKRFAGTLARRWPAEANWRSFPTPAFASLAQHTHALAATLSSDQVAKSLVGTAVYTVSNSNNEFVLISDPNGVKSIGLLCFRKEDAETFLAQVRSRKRELRSNAKVVPITLDQVYMLKVEGIAFRFLPDPIQIKNALELKASDTRSSFDGVPVFQSDLLIVKKKNKRYCPIYFTKEDIEKELLKVSKASRGLGTSQHIMVGSLEDVLKKMELNEKNSAWEDLIFIPPGKSHSQHIQEVGKA, from the exons ATGGAGATCCCAAAACCCTACCCGCATTCGAATCCTCTGCTATCCGTTTCTTCTTTCATCCGCCATCACTGTACCAGACTCGGAGCCGAGCTTTCCAATCGTCTTGAAGACACCAAACGCTTTGCCGGAACTCTTGCCAGAAGATGGCCGGCGGAGGCTAATTGGCGATCATTCCCCACACCAGCTTTCGCGTCCCTTGCGCAGCACACTCATGCCTTGGCTGCCACTCTAAGCTCCGACCAAGTGGCTAAGTCCCTCGTTGGCACGGCGGTCTACACTGTTAGCAATTCAAACAACGAGTTTGTGCTCATTTCTGATCCCAATGGTGTCAAGTCAATTGGGTTGCTGTGCTTCCGCAAGGAAGATGCGGAGACCTTTTTGGCTCAG GTCCGATCGAGGAAAAGAGAACTAAGAAGTAATGCCAAGGTTGTCCCAATTACCCTTGACCAG GTATATATGTTGAAAGTTGAAGGTATTGCATTCCGCTTTTTGCCAGATCCTATTCAGATCAAGAATGCGTTAGAG CTTAAAGCTTCGGATACCAGAAGCAGTTTTGATGGAGTTCCTGTTTTTCAG TCTGACCTTCTGAtcgtgaaaaagaaaaacaagcgTTATTGTCCTATATACTTTACTAAG GAAGATATAGAAAAGGAATTGTTGAAGGTCTCAAAGGCATCAAGAGGATTAGGAACTTCTCAACATATTATG GTTGGTAGTTTGGAAGATGTTCTTAAGAAAATggag TTGAATGAAAAGAATTCAGCCTGGGAAGATCTGATTTTCATTCCACCTGGCAAAAGCCACTCTCAACACATTCAAGAAGTGGGCAAAGCATGA